One stretch of Synergistetes bacterium HGW-Synergistetes-1 DNA includes these proteins:
- the yqeC gene encoding putative selenium-dependent hydroxylase accessory protein YqeC produces the protein MSELLTGEKLIRAVDDSLEIMKYKVISITGGGGKTSLMFALGRYSAENVFTLLTTTTKIFPPEKNECPFEIIAGPDDLIKTLEGSVRLPSMVTAAKERSGEKLSGYTTEDIAEIVSKSSVGRTIVEADGSRGLSLKAYEEWEPPVPAVSDCHFVVMGADIFTAPLSPLNVFRFDILRDKFAIQPGECLSFANCAATLSNRDEYLKNSPESACRILFINKCDLLTDDMLSEISEKFPPLLKSYDHMIMGSIKMDKLYRITDLAR, from the coding sequence TTGAGTGAACTGTTGACAGGAGAGAAATTGATCAGGGCTGTAGATGACAGTCTGGAAATAATGAAATATAAAGTTATTTCTATCACAGGCGGCGGCGGCAAAACCTCTCTGATGTTCGCGCTGGGACGATATTCTGCAGAGAATGTTTTTACACTGCTGACCACTACCACAAAGATCTTCCCTCCCGAAAAGAATGAATGCCCTTTCGAGATAATTGCCGGACCGGATGACCTTATCAAAACATTAGAAGGATCAGTACGCCTGCCTTCCATGGTAACTGCCGCGAAAGAGAGAAGCGGAGAAAAACTTTCCGGTTATACAACTGAGGATATCGCAGAGATAGTTTCAAAAAGCAGTGTTGGAAGAACGATCGTTGAAGCAGACGGTTCAAGGGGACTTTCCCTGAAGGCTTACGAAGAGTGGGAACCGCCTGTGCCTGCTGTTTCAGATTGTCATTTTGTAGTCATGGGCGCTGATATATTCACTGCCCCGCTCTCTCCGTTGAACGTCTTTCGTTTTGACATCCTAAGGGATAAATTTGCGATCCAGCCGGGTGAATGCCTTTCTTTCGCCAATTGTGCCGCAACGCTCTCAAACAGGGACGAATACCTGAAAAACTCTCCTGAAAGTGCCTGCAGGATCCTTTTTATCAACAAATGCGACCTTTTGACCGACGACATGCTGTCTGAGATATCAGAAAAGTTCCCGCCTCTTCTGAAAAGTTATGATCACATGATCATGGGATCGATAAAAATGGACAAACTCTACCGTATCACGGACCTGGCAAGATGA
- a CDS encoding energy-coupling factor ABC transporter ATP-binding protein — MIRISGLSFKYDGGREEALKNIDMTVCRGDFLGVIGSSGAGKTTLLHAINGIIPHHFHGDYYGSVEVNGSDTVDNKPEQLAGTVGSVRQDFESQMVSSVVEDEILFGLENFSVPRDEIEKRMTDALDKTGIRNLRERNIATLSGGQKQKVAISAIIALMPDVLVLDEPTGELDPQSSRQIFQLLRELNEKHGITIVVVEQKIMLLCEFAGNLAVMDRGRVILNGPVSEVLKSSREMESAGVNCPRVVTLADRLRDENLYMGPVPVNISEAEKMVRSITL, encoded by the coding sequence ATGATCAGGATAAGCGGACTGTCTTTTAAATATGACGGCGGAAGGGAAGAAGCCCTGAAAAATATTGATATGACAGTATGCAGGGGGGATTTCTTAGGTGTCATAGGGAGCAGCGGAGCAGGCAAGACGACCCTGCTGCATGCGATCAACGGCATCATCCCCCATCATTTCCACGGCGATTATTACGGTTCAGTTGAAGTTAACGGTTCTGACACGGTCGATAATAAGCCGGAGCAGCTTGCCGGGACGGTCGGAAGTGTCCGCCAGGATTTCGAGAGCCAGATGGTCTCGTCTGTGGTCGAGGATGAGATACTGTTTGGACTTGAAAATTTCTCAGTTCCGCGCGATGAGATAGAAAAAAGGATGACAGATGCCCTGGATAAAACCGGCATCAGAAATCTAAGGGAGAGGAACATAGCTACCCTCAGCGGAGGGCAGAAGCAGAAAGTGGCAATATCAGCGATCATAGCGCTTATGCCCGATGTACTTGTCCTGGATGAGCCGACAGGAGAGCTGGATCCGCAGAGCAGCCGCCAGATATTCCAGCTTCTGAGAGAACTGAACGAAAAACATGGGATCACTATCGTTGTGGTAGAACAGAAAATTATGCTTCTTTGCGAATTCGCCGGTAACCTGGCAGTTATGGACAGGGGAAGGGTCATCCTGAACGGGCCGGTCTCCGAGGTGCTTAAAAGCAGCAGGGAGATGGAGAGCGCCGGTGTAAACTGTCCAAGGGTCGTAACCCTTGCTGACAGGCTAAGGGATGAAAATCTCTATATGGGGCCGGTACCCGTCAATATTTCAGAGGCGGAAAAGATGGTAAGGAGCATAACGTTATGA
- a CDS encoding ABC transporter ATP-binding protein, with product MIRFDNVSYSTNGIKIINDVSFELKKGDFTALIGANGAGKSTLARLCNGLLKPCRGAVNVGGFDTALVRTSRIAKFTGFLFQNPDRQICKNRVRDEIRFSLECVMEDRAEIEMRCERTLREFSLDGERDPFSMSRGERQRLVLASILATEPELLLLDEPTTGLDYRECMHIMECISSINRKGATVLMISHDMEIVQDFAREVMVLNDGELLAHGSTKVIIRNEPLLASASLLPPQITELALRLGEGYENVVTVDDMVSAVKKKRGGAE from the coding sequence ATGATCCGCTTTGATAACGTGTCCTACTCGACTAACGGAATAAAGATAATAAATGATGTCTCTTTTGAGCTAAAAAAAGGCGATTTCACCGCACTCATTGGAGCGAACGGAGCAGGAAAGTCCACTCTTGCCAGACTTTGCAACGGACTATTGAAACCCTGCCGCGGCGCTGTAAATGTAGGCGGTTTTGATACGGCTTTGGTCAGGACAAGCCGGATAGCAAAATTTACAGGTTTCCTCTTCCAGAATCCAGACAGGCAGATATGCAAAAACAGGGTGCGCGATGAGATACGGTTCAGCCTGGAGTGCGTGATGGAAGACAGAGCAGAGATAGAGATGAGATGCGAGAGGACTCTTAGAGAATTTTCCCTTGACGGGGAGAGAGATCCGTTCAGCATGAGCAGAGGGGAGCGGCAGAGGCTTGTCCTGGCCTCGATATTAGCGACAGAACCGGAGTTGCTGCTTTTGGATGAGCCGACTACAGGTCTTGACTACAGGGAATGCATGCACATCATGGAATGCATAAGCTCAATAAACAGAAAAGGAGCGACAGTGCTTATGATATCCCACGACATGGAGATAGTGCAGGATTTCGCACGAGAGGTAATGGTTTTGAATGACGGAGAGCTGCTTGCACATGGCAGTACAAAGGTTATCATAAGGAACGAACCGCTTCTTGCAAGCGCCTCACTTCTGCCGCCACAGATAACAGAACTTGCCCTGAGGCTCGGAGAGGGATATGAAAATGTCGTTACCGTAGATGACATGGTATCGGCTGTTAAGAAAAAGAGAGGAGGTGCAGAGTGA
- a CDS encoding energy-coupling factor transporter transmembrane protein EcfT, with protein sequence MGGFLDYSPGDSFLHRLNPLAKIFLSLMLCVSCFVTDSSVFCLMIILLNIAMAAVAGISSRALAMLRTLIKFCAFLFLIQIFFIKEGSILLSLPFNIYVTDKGFMFSLMMVLRLIGATLPLALMLSITKMNDLSNVLVGRMGIPYKYAFSLTTAIRFIPVFTAEMAGIIEAQTARGVAFDTKNIFKKIGLIFPLCVPLLITSVRKIEGAAISAELRGFNCRKRESGYKSYPFRTADIGVSIFALTLAAAGAFVPF encoded by the coding sequence ATGGGCGGCTTCCTTGACTATTCCCCCGGGGATTCTTTCCTTCACAGGCTAAACCCTCTTGCTAAGATCTTTTTATCACTGATGCTCTGCGTCTCATGCTTTGTGACCGACAGTTCAGTCTTTTGTCTTATGATCATTTTACTGAATATCGCCATGGCCGCAGTTGCCGGTATATCTTCAAGAGCGCTGGCAATGCTGAGGACCCTGATCAAATTTTGCGCATTCCTATTTTTGATACAGATTTTTTTCATTAAGGAGGGCAGCATCCTTCTTTCTCTGCCATTTAATATTTACGTTACGGATAAGGGGTTCATGTTTTCACTGATGATGGTGCTCCGTCTTATTGGTGCCACGCTTCCTCTTGCCCTTATGCTGTCTATTACAAAGATGAACGACCTTTCCAATGTTCTTGTGGGAAGAATGGGGATACCCTATAAATATGCTTTTTCATTGACTACAGCTATTAGGTTCATTCCTGTTTTCACTGCGGAGATGGCAGGGATAATTGAGGCGCAGACAGCCAGGGGAGTGGCTTTTGACACAAAAAACATATTCAAAAAGATCGGCCTGATCTTTCCGCTCTGTGTACCTCTTTTGATAACATCCGTAAGAAAGATAGAGGGTGCAGCGATCTCCGCAGAGCTTCGCGGTTTCAACTGCAGAAAAAGGGAGAGCGGCTACAAGAGCTACCCATTCAGAACGGCTGATATCGGGGTCTCGATATTTGCATTGACATTGGCAGCAGCCGGGGCTTTTGTGCCGTTTTAA
- a CDS encoding ATP-dependent helicase codes for MPSVDMWRYLFRRKKFGVKEYLKWLRRQDGDIALFHRIKPKDARYGPFGDLDPEIINSLKNRGIERLYSHQSLAFTLASGGKDIVVVTPTASGKTLCYNLPVLNSIVKDPSGRAMYLFPTKALAQDQLNEIHELSRFLKSEIKSFTYDGDTPPSKRKDIKRDANIVITNPDMLNTAILPHHSGWADYFRNLDFIVVDELHTYRGVLGSHLANIFVRLLRICRHYGSDPVFICCSATIANPSEHAELLTGKPAVLIDENGAPSAEKELVIYNPRMINTRNGIRLSSLYEAGRLEYKAVSCGISSILFTRSRVNVELLLKSLMQQLSKDGKDPGSVRGYRSGYLPAERRETEKNLRNGKLKAVISTNALELGIDIGSLDLALIHGFPGSIASVWQQVGRAGRRNSLSAAVLIPSDLPVDQFLAEKPGWLLGASPETARIDPLNPYIRLEHIKCSIFELPFRANETFGGENITDILEFLFKHGMLDAFGNSDDRTYSWNSVDYPAASFSIRSASGEKYDIYDVTSHQRPRLIGTMDKHSASALIFPGAVYSHNGKSYSVEEIDLENRKCFVKKSLSNTYTEAKVSSRTNIVSQEECSGLFAWGETKVSAAAGMYKVIDINTRKVVGHGVVNLPENRLNTTSLWIKMPERAQLRPGLLPAMEGLANLMKNLAPLFLMCDRSDIYVSTALGEPSLKQPALFLSDAIPGGVGLAEGAYDSIKVILKACSEQLDSCRCRDGCPSCIGAGNIGIKAKDLTRKLLDDILCP; via the coding sequence ATGCCTTCCGTTGATATGTGGCGATATTTATTCAGGAGAAAAAAATTTGGAGTAAAAGAATATTTAAAGTGGCTTCGCAGACAGGACGGGGACATTGCGTTATTTCACCGCATAAAACCAAAAGATGCCCGTTACGGACCTTTCGGGGATCTTGATCCGGAAATCATCAATTCTCTGAAAAACAGAGGTATAGAAAGGCTCTACTCTCACCAAAGCCTGGCTTTTACCCTGGCATCGGGAGGGAAGGATATCGTTGTGGTAACTCCGACGGCGTCTGGCAAAACCTTATGCTATAACCTGCCCGTCCTAAACTCCATAGTTAAAGATCCCTCAGGAAGAGCTATGTATCTTTTCCCGACCAAGGCCCTGGCACAGGATCAGCTTAATGAAATACATGAATTGAGTCGGTTTCTTAAGAGTGAGATAAAGTCTTTCACCTATGACGGAGATACTCCCCCATCAAAAAGAAAAGATATAAAAAGAGACGCAAATATAGTTATCACAAATCCGGACATGCTCAACACAGCCATACTGCCCCACCATTCTGGCTGGGCGGATTATTTCAGAAACCTTGACTTCATCGTAGTTGACGAACTTCACACTTACAGGGGCGTGCTTGGTTCCCACCTTGCAAATATCTTTGTCAGGCTGCTGCGAATATGCAGACATTATGGCTCTGACCCTGTATTTATCTGCTGTTCCGCCACTATTGCAAACCCGTCTGAACATGCGGAACTGCTGACAGGAAAACCTGCAGTGCTTATTGATGAAAACGGCGCACCATCAGCAGAAAAGGAGCTTGTAATTTATAACCCCAGGATGATAAACACCCGAAACGGGATAAGATTATCCTCACTTTATGAGGCCGGCAGGCTGGAGTACAAAGCTGTCTCATGCGGCATCAGTTCGATACTGTTTACCCGGTCAAGAGTAAATGTGGAATTACTTCTCAAAAGCCTCATGCAGCAGCTCTCGAAAGACGGCAAAGATCCAGGCTCGGTAAGAGGCTACCGGTCAGGATATCTGCCAGCCGAAAGGCGGGAGACTGAAAAAAACCTGAGAAACGGGAAACTGAAAGCAGTTATAAGCACAAACGCACTTGAACTGGGCATAGACATCGGCTCTCTTGACCTTGCTTTGATCCATGGTTTTCCCGGAAGCATAGCTTCTGTGTGGCAGCAGGTCGGAAGGGCAGGAAGAAGGAACAGCCTTTCTGCAGCGGTGCTCATTCCATCTGATCTGCCTGTTGACCAATTTCTTGCAGAAAAACCCGGCTGGCTGCTCGGAGCATCTCCGGAAACTGCAAGGATAGATCCTCTCAACCCCTATATAAGGCTTGAGCATATCAAATGTTCAATATTTGAGCTGCCGTTCAGGGCAAATGAGACTTTTGGGGGAGAAAATATTACGGACATCCTCGAATTTCTCTTTAAACATGGGATGCTTGATGCGTTCGGAAATTCAGATGACCGCACATATTCGTGGAACTCAGTAGATTATCCGGCAGCGTCCTTTTCGATCAGGAGCGCTTCAGGAGAGAAATACGATATATACGACGTTACTTCTCACCAAAGACCCAGGCTGATAGGAACCATGGACAAACATTCAGCGTCTGCCCTTATTTTCCCGGGAGCTGTATATTCCCACAATGGAAAGAGCTATTCTGTTGAGGAGATCGACCTTGAAAACAGAAAATGTTTCGTAAAAAAATCTCTTTCGAATACTTATACAGAAGCAAAGGTCTCCTCCAGAACAAACATAGTAAGTCAGGAAGAATGTTCGGGGCTTTTTGCGTGGGGAGAGACGAAAGTCTCTGCTGCGGCCGGAATGTACAAGGTCATCGACATCAACACCCGTAAAGTTGTTGGACATGGGGTGGTAAATCTCCCCGAAAACCGGCTAAATACGACATCGCTTTGGATAAAGATGCCTGAGAGAGCACAATTAAGACCCGGTCTTTTACCTGCTATGGAGGGGCTTGCAAACCTCATGAAAAATCTGGCCCCGCTTTTCCTTATGTGCGACAGAAGCGATATTTATGTAAGCACTGCCTTGGGTGAACCCAGTCTAAAGCAGCCGGCCCTCTTTCTCTCCGATGCCATCCCCGGAGGGGTCGGACTTGCAGAAGGAGCCTACGATTCCATCAAAGTGATCTTGAAGGCATGCAGCGAACAGCTTGATTCATGCAGGTGCAGGGACGGATGTCCCTCATGCATCGGGGCCGGAAACATTGGCATAAAAGCAAAAGACCTGACCAGGAAACTGCTTGACGATATCCTCTGCCCTTAA
- a CDS encoding integrase: MEMNTAFTLLLIMLTGLVAGFLNVTAGGGTILTLPILNFIGLDLGVANATNRVSILFQNLSAIRHYHQNGKIDWREAATYIFPAIAGAILGTLSAVYMPPRVFRIIAAISIFSMGILLVAKPKMWDAPQGEPLSLPKRIAALFLVGIYGGFLQAGVGFLLIWAISGGCKKNLREANVLKITIVAFYTMASLALFASFGMVNWTAAFALALGSVIGGNAGARFNLKANDRVIRWILTGVVLISSIKMMIDAFR; this comes from the coding sequence GTGGAAATGAATACTGCCTTTACGCTTCTCCTGATAATGCTTACAGGATTAGTCGCCGGATTTTTGAACGTGACAGCCGGCGGTGGGACCATACTTACCCTTCCCATCCTGAATTTCATAGGGTTGGATCTCGGTGTCGCAAACGCTACGAACAGGGTTTCGATCCTCTTTCAAAACCTCTCGGCAATCAGGCACTACCATCAAAACGGAAAAATAGACTGGAGAGAAGCCGCCACCTACATATTCCCTGCGATTGCAGGAGCCATCCTGGGAACTCTTTCCGCTGTTTACATGCCGCCGAGGGTCTTCCGTATCATTGCAGCTATTTCAATTTTTTCCATGGGGATCCTATTGGTAGCAAAACCCAAAATGTGGGATGCTCCCCAAGGCGAACCTCTTTCTCTGCCCAAAAGGATAGCCGCACTTTTCCTCGTTGGGATATACGGCGGGTTCCTTCAGGCCGGAGTAGGTTTTCTGCTTATCTGGGCTATTTCAGGGGGCTGTAAAAAAAACCTCCGAGAGGCCAATGTGCTTAAAATAACAATTGTTGCCTTCTATACGATGGCAAGCCTTGCTCTTTTTGCATCTTTCGGAATGGTAAACTGGACAGCTGCATTTGCTCTTGCTTTAGGCTCGGTCATTGGAGGCAATGCAGGAGCAAGGTTCAACTTAAAAGCCAACGATCGCGTTATAAGATGGATCCTGACTGGCGTAGTTTTGATCAGCTCGATCAAAATGATGATAGATGCCTTCCGTTGA
- a CDS encoding MBL fold metallo-hydrolase has protein sequence MLKLRVLVDNNTLIDRYFTAEPGLSFWIESDGRRILFDTGYSDIFIKNAAIMGINVNDADMTVLSHGHNDHTWGLNHLVQHFDRTMKKDRPEMIAHPGAFKRKRCDKLEIGMILREDVIVEYFKVSKCIGPVRITEKLLWLGEIPRKTGEIKPVGKTLINDQWTDDCCLDDSALAYEAKNGLVIITGCSHSGICNMIDHAKKLTGIDRVVDVIGGFHLQNAGHDQMENTVRELKKIAPDLMHPCHCTDLEAKINLGASFKIEEVGTGFELNYE, from the coding sequence TTGCTAAAGTTAAGAGTTCTGGTAGACAATAATACACTCATAGACAGATATTTTACAGCTGAACCGGGTTTGAGTTTCTGGATAGAGTCTGATGGAAGAAGGATACTATTTGATACCGGCTATTCAGATATATTTATTAAAAATGCCGCGATCATGGGCATCAATGTAAACGATGCCGATATGACAGTACTTTCTCATGGCCATAATGATCATACCTGGGGACTGAACCATCTGGTCCAGCACTTTGACAGGACGATGAAAAAAGATCGGCCTGAAATGATCGCGCATCCCGGCGCATTCAAAAGAAAACGCTGCGACAAACTTGAAATAGGGATGATCCTCAGGGAAGATGTGATAGTAGAGTATTTCAAGGTCTCAAAATGCATAGGTCCGGTCCGGATTACAGAAAAATTGCTTTGGCTGGGAGAGATTCCAAGAAAAACCGGGGAAATCAAACCTGTTGGAAAAACGCTGATCAACGACCAGTGGACTGATGACTGCTGTCTTGATGATTCAGCGCTCGCATATGAGGCAAAAAATGGTTTGGTAATAATAACCGGCTGCTCCCACTCGGGGATATGCAACATGATCGACCATGCAAAAAAATTGACAGGCATTGATAGGGTGGTCGATGTGATAGGCGGCTTTCATTTGCAAAATGCCGGACATGATCAGATGGAAAATACGGTTAGGGAACTAAAAAAGATAGCACCGGATCTGATGCACCCTTGCCATTGTACTGACCTGGAGGCTAAAATCAACCTTGGAGCATCTTTTAAAATTGAAGAAGTTGGTACGGGGTTCGAGCTCAACTATGAATAA
- a CDS encoding DtxR family transcriptional regulator, with protein MQESGENYLETILILREKKGIVRSIDIANQLGYAKPSVSRAVKLLEKNGLIIMEHNGELVLTEKGLDMANAIYERHKIISKFFVDILGVDKSSADIDACRIEHVISETSFNKIKEFVNGKADRSEGSR; from the coding sequence ATGCAGGAATCAGGCGAAAATTATCTCGAAACGATACTGATCCTCAGGGAGAAGAAGGGAATAGTACGTTCGATCGATATCGCAAATCAACTTGGATACGCTAAGCCAAGTGTCAGCAGGGCTGTGAAGCTTCTTGAAAAAAATGGACTCATCATTATGGAGCATAACGGAGAACTTGTGCTTACAGAGAAGGGTCTTGATATGGCAAATGCGATCTATGAGAGACACAAGATAATCTCTAAATTTTTCGTAGACATACTTGGTGTGGACAAATCATCTGCCGACATTGACGCCTGCCGAATAGAACATGTGATAAGCGAAACAAGCTTCAATAAGATCAAGGAATTTGTAAATGGAAAAGCCGACCGTTCTGAGGGCAGCCGGTGA
- a CDS encoding biotin transporter BioY has translation MKTRRLIYISIFAILTAVGARIAVPLPLVPFTLQTMFCMLAGLLLGPKYGAASQAFYMFMGLLGVPVFTGGGGLSSIFMPSFGYVIGFVACAWITGTISQKISDTGRIPRIRDYLAASLAGVAGVYIFGLLHLYLIVNFWMPGNGMPLMKVLSIGFISTIGGDILKAFLSSVIALRIRKTSVFSGI, from the coding sequence ATGAAAACCCGCAGGCTGATATACATATCAATTTTTGCCATACTTACTGCCGTTGGAGCAAGGATAGCTGTCCCTCTTCCGCTGGTACCCTTCACGCTGCAGACTATGTTCTGCATGCTCGCTGGGCTTCTTTTGGGACCAAAGTACGGAGCTGCTTCTCAGGCTTTTTACATGTTTATGGGGCTTCTGGGGGTTCCGGTATTTACGGGAGGCGGCGGACTCTCCTCTATTTTCATGCCTTCTTTTGGATACGTCATCGGATTTGTGGCATGTGCATGGATCACAGGAACGATCTCCCAAAAGATATCCGACACAGGAAGGATCCCAAGGATCAGGGATTATCTGGCGGCTTCTCTTGCAGGGGTTGCCGGAGTCTATATATTTGGGCTACTGCATCTTTATCTGATAGTCAATTTTTGGATGCCGGGCAACGGAATGCCTCTCATGAAGGTCCTCTCCATAGGTTTTATCAGTACTATCGGCGGGGATATCCTGAAGGCGTTCCTCTCGTCGGTGATAGCTCTCAGGATCAGGAAGACATCTGTATTTTCAGGAATATGA